One stretch of Enterobacter sp. RHBSTW-00994 DNA includes these proteins:
- the bamE gene encoding outer membrane protein assembly factor BamE produces the protein MRCKTLTAAAAVLLMLTAGCSTLEKVVYRPDINQGNYLTPNDVSKIRVGMTQQQVAYALGTPMMSDPFGTNTWFYVFRQQPGHEDVTQQTLTLTFNSSSVLTNIDNKPALTK, from the coding sequence ATGCGCTGTAAAACGCTGACCGCTGCCGCAGCGGTTCTTCTGATGTTGACCGCAGGCTGTTCCACTCTGGAGAAAGTGGTTTACCGTCCTGACATCAACCAGGGGAACTACCTTACCCCTAACGATGTGTCTAAAATCCGCGTGGGTATGACACAACAGCAGGTCGCTTATGCACTGGGAACCCCAATGATGTCCGATCCGTTCGGCACAAACACCTGGTTCTATGTATTTCGTCAGCAACCTGGTCATGAAGACGTGACTCAGCAAACTCTGACGCTGACCTTCAATAGCAGCAGTGTGTTGACCAACATCGACAACAAACCTGCACTCACCAAATAA
- a CDS encoding RnfH family protein, whose protein sequence is MSLKIAVEVVYALPEKQYLQRVKLDEGATVEDAIRASGLLELRGDIDLATNKVGIYSRPVKLTDVVKEGDRVEIYRPLIADPKELRRQRAEKSGK, encoded by the coding sequence GTGTCGCTTAAGATTGCTGTAGAGGTGGTTTACGCATTGCCGGAAAAGCAGTATCTGCAGCGTGTTAAGCTGGATGAGGGCGCAACCGTTGAAGACGCGATACGTGCTTCTGGCTTGCTGGAACTTCGCGGTGATATTGATTTAGCGACGAACAAAGTCGGTATTTATAGCCGCCCGGTAAAACTTACTGATGTGGTGAAAGAGGGAGATCGGGTCGAAATTTATCGTCCATTGATTGCTGACCCGAAAGAACTGCGTCGCCAGCGTGCGGAGAAATCCGGCAAGTAA
- a CDS encoding type II toxin-antitoxin system RatA family toxin: MPQISRTALVPYSVEQMYQLVNDVQSYPQFIPGCTGSRVLESGPTQMTAAVDVSKAGISKTFTTRNTLTDNQSILMHLVDGPFKTLMGGWKFTPLSADACRIEFHLDFEFTNKLIELAFGRIFKELALNMVQAFTTRAKEVYSVA; encoded by the coding sequence ATGCCACAGATTAGCCGTACTGCGCTTGTTCCTTACAGCGTGGAACAGATGTATCAGTTAGTGAACGATGTTCAGTCTTATCCGCAATTTATACCGGGATGTACAGGTAGCCGGGTTCTCGAATCCGGGCCTACGCAGATGACTGCGGCTGTCGATGTCTCCAAAGCGGGGATTAGCAAAACGTTCACCACCCGTAATACGTTGACCGATAATCAGAGTATTTTGATGCATCTGGTGGATGGTCCATTTAAAACCCTGATGGGGGGCTGGAAGTTTACGCCTCTGAGTGCGGACGCGTGCCGTATCGAATTCCATCTGGACTTTGAGTTTACCAATAAGCTGATTGAGCTTGCTTTTGGTCGTATTTTCAAAGAACTGGCGTTGAACATGGTTCAGGCGTTCACCACCCGCGCGAAAGAGGTTTACAGTGTCGCTTAA
- the smpB gene encoding SsrA-binding protein SmpB, producing MTKKKVHKPGSATIALNKRARHEYFIEEEFEAGLALQGWEVKSLRAGKANIGDSYVILKDGEAFLFGANFTPLTVASSHYVCDPTRTRKLLLNQRELDSLYGRINREGYTVVALSLYWKNAWCKVKIGVAKGKKQHDKRTDLKEREWQLDKARIMKNAGR from the coding sequence ATGACGAAGAAAAAAGTACATAAACCTGGCTCTGCGACCATCGCACTTAACAAGCGTGCTCGCCATGAGTATTTCATCGAAGAAGAATTCGAAGCCGGTCTTGCATTGCAGGGCTGGGAAGTAAAATCACTGCGCGCAGGCAAAGCCAACATCGGCGACAGCTACGTGATCCTGAAAGATGGCGAAGCATTCCTCTTCGGTGCAAACTTTACTCCGCTGACAGTGGCGTCTTCTCATTACGTTTGCGATCCAACACGCACCCGTAAACTGCTGCTCAATCAGCGCGAACTGGACTCACTCTACGGACGTATTAACCGTGAAGGTTACACCGTGGTTGCGCTTTCTCTGTACTGGAAAAATGCCTGGTGCAAAGTGAAGATTGGCGTAGCAAAAGGTAAGAAACAGCATGACAAGCGCACCGATCTAAAAGAACGTGAGTGGCAGCTTGATAAAGCACGTATTATGAAAAATGCAGGGCGTTGA
- a CDS encoding integrase: MARQTKPLSVKEIESAKPKEADYVLYDGDGLELLIKSSGSKIFQFRYIRPVTKKRAKKSIGPYPSVTLADARNYRAESRSLLAKQIDPQEHQQEQLRSSLEAKTNTFQLVAERWWNVKKASVTEDYAEDIWRSLERDVFPAIGDVSVTDIKAHTLVRAVQPVQARGALETVRRLCQRINEIMIYAQNTGLIDAVPSVNIGKAFEKPQKKNMPSIRPHQLPQLMQTMRTASISLSTRCLFMWQLLTITRPAEAAEARWDEVDIEAREWKIPAARMKMNRDHTVPLSDEAIAILEMMEPLSGNREFIFPSRIKPNQPMNSQTVNASLKRAGFGGVLVSHGLRSIASTALNEQGFPPDVIEAALAHVDKNEVRRAYNRSDYLEQRRPMMQWWADFVKAADNGSMAEGSMQGMRLVR; the protein is encoded by the coding sequence ATGGCAAGACAAACCAAACCTCTATCCGTTAAAGAAATCGAATCTGCTAAACCCAAGGAAGCGGACTACGTTCTCTATGATGGCGATGGCCTTGAGCTACTGATCAAATCCAGCGGGAGTAAAATCTTCCAGTTTCGCTACATTCGCCCTGTCACCAAGAAACGTGCGAAGAAGAGCATAGGCCCCTACCCTTCAGTTACGCTTGCCGATGCCAGAAACTACCGGGCAGAGTCTCGCTCTCTCCTTGCGAAACAAATCGATCCACAGGAACATCAGCAAGAACAACTTCGCAGTTCGCTTGAAGCTAAAACCAATACTTTCCAACTCGTAGCTGAACGATGGTGGAATGTGAAGAAAGCCAGTGTGACCGAAGACTATGCAGAGGACATTTGGCGCTCTCTTGAGAGAGATGTTTTTCCTGCGATTGGCGACGTCAGCGTTACAGATATTAAAGCTCATACACTGGTTCGGGCCGTTCAACCTGTTCAGGCCAGAGGAGCACTGGAAACCGTCCGTCGCCTTTGCCAGCGCATCAATGAGATCATGATCTATGCCCAAAATACGGGGCTGATTGATGCGGTACCCAGTGTCAACATTGGCAAGGCCTTTGAGAAGCCGCAGAAAAAAAATATGCCAAGCATTCGACCGCATCAGCTACCTCAACTGATGCAGACGATGCGAACAGCCAGCATTAGCCTTTCCACACGCTGCCTGTTCATGTGGCAACTTCTTACTATTACCCGCCCTGCCGAAGCGGCTGAGGCTCGTTGGGATGAGGTAGACATTGAAGCGCGAGAGTGGAAGATCCCTGCAGCACGCATGAAAATGAACCGCGACCATACTGTTCCATTGTCAGATGAAGCAATTGCGATACTGGAGATGATGGAGCCGTTAAGTGGAAATCGAGAATTTATCTTTCCCAGCCGCATCAAGCCAAACCAGCCGATGAACAGTCAGACCGTAAACGCATCGCTAAAACGCGCAGGTTTTGGTGGGGTTCTCGTTTCACACGGCCTGCGATCTATCGCCAGTACAGCCCTTAATGAACAAGGCTTTCCGCCTGATGTCATTGAGGCAGCACTTGCCCATGTAGACAAGAATGAAGTTCGTCGCGCTTATAACCGCAGCGATTACCTGGAGCAGCGTCGTCCAATGATGCAATGGTGGGCTGATTTTGTTAAAGCGGCTGATAATGGAAGTATGGCTGAGGGTAGCATGCAAGGAATGCGATTGGTTAGATGA
- a CDS encoding DUF6602 domain-containing protein codes for MSDKKRKRLTKVQKQERANLAERTAKTKKWVTSQASRAGQLRSKDKEFYGLEREFMYLQSKIQQYFEISKDIKHPRDVGTVREELLRCLFTDNKLLPLSYAISKSSVRVASTTGHLSNEIDILFYDAINSFTLMQRQDIYEVLPVEYCYGAIQVKSKLTEKELKSAFNNIVSFKKIKEIWNQSRAISKSGKKKPTRWVWNYIFL; via the coding sequence ATGTCAGATAAAAAAAGAAAACGCCTAACTAAAGTTCAAAAGCAAGAGCGTGCTAATTTGGCAGAGAGAACAGCTAAAACAAAAAAATGGGTAACAAGCCAGGCCTCTCGAGCAGGTCAACTTCGTTCAAAAGATAAAGAGTTTTATGGTCTTGAGCGTGAGTTTATGTACTTACAAAGTAAAATACAGCAATATTTTGAAATTTCTAAAGATATCAAACACCCAAGGGACGTCGGCACAGTTAGAGAAGAACTACTTAGATGCTTATTCACTGACAATAAACTTTTGCCTCTTAGTTATGCCATATCAAAATCAAGCGTACGAGTTGCATCAACTACCGGACATCTTAGTAATGAAATTGATATTCTTTTTTATGATGCTATCAATTCATTCACGCTTATGCAGAGACAAGATATATACGAAGTTTTGCCTGTAGAGTATTGCTATGGTGCGATTCAGGTAAAATCCAAACTAACCGAGAAAGAACTAAAAAGTGCATTTAATAATATAGTATCATTCAAAAAAATTAAAGAGATCTGGAACCAGTCAAGAGCAATTAGTAAATCCGGAAAGAAAAAACCAACTCGATGGGTTTGGAATTATATTTTCTTATGA